Genomic DNA from Streptomyces sp. PCS3-D2:
CGCGGCACGGGTCGGCGCCTCGACCTCGGTGGTCAGGGCGTGCTTGGAGTTCGAACCGGTGGCCACCGCGGTCACCGCGCGGGTGAGCTCGGTCGCGTACGGGGTCGACGCCGCCACCTTGCGCTGCGCCTTGACGATGCGCGAGGCGGCGATCATCTCCATCGCCTTGGTGATCTTCTTGGTCGCCGTGATGGCACGGATGCGACGCTTGTAGACCCGGAGCTGCGCTCCCATGAGTCAGGTCCCTTCCGTCGTCACTTGGAGACGTTGACGGCCGGCGCGTCCTCGCCCAGAAGCTTGCCGTCCGAGGTCTCGAACTGCCGCTTGAAGCCGGCGATGGCGTCCGCGATGGAGGACAGGGTGTCGTCCGACATCTTGCCGCCGTCGGCGATGGAGGTCAGGAGGTCCTTGCGCTCGCGGCGCAGGTGCTCCAGCAGCTCCGACTCGAAGCGGCGGATGTCGGCGACCGGGACGTCGTCCATCTTGCCGGTGGTGCCGGCCCAGACGGAGACGACCTGCTCCTCGACGGGCATGGGCTGGTACTGGCCCTGCTTCAGCAGCTCGACCATGCGCTTGCCGCGCTCCAGCGAGGACTTCGACGCGGCGTCCAGGTCGGAACCGAAGGCGGCGAACGCCTCCAGCTCGCGGTACTGGGCCAGGTCGACGCGGAGACGACCCGAAACCTGCTTCATGGCCTTGTGCTGGGCGGAGCCACCGACGCGGGAGACCGAGATACCGACGTTCAGCGCCGGGCGCTGGCCCGCGTTGAACAGGTCGGACTCCAGGAAGCACTGGCCGTCGGTGATGGAGATGACGTTGGTCGGGATGAACGCCGACACGTCGTTCGCCTTGGTCTCGACGATCGGCAGACCGGTCATCGAACCGGCGCCCATCTCGTCGGACAGCTTCGCGCAGCGCTCCAGCAGACGGGAGTGCAGGTAGAAGACGTCACCCGGGTAGGCCTCGCGGCCCGGCGGGCGGCGCAGCAGCAGCGACACGGCGCGGTAGGCGTCGGCCTGCTTCGACAGGTCGTCGAAGATGATCAGGACGTGCTTGCCGGCGTACATCCAGTGCTGGCCGATGGCGGAACCGGTGTACGGCGCCAGGTACTTGAAGCCGGCCGGGTCGGACGCCGGGGCGGCGACGATCGTCGTGTACTCGAGCGCGC
This window encodes:
- the atpA gene encoding F0F1 ATP synthase subunit alpha yields the protein MAELTIRPEEIRDALETFVQSYQPDAASREEVGTVSVAGDGIAKVEGLPSAMANELLKFEDGTLGLALNLEEREIGAIVLGEFSGIEEGQPVQRTGEVLSVGVGEGYLGRVVDPLGNPIDGLGEIATEGRRALELQAPGVMVRKSVHEPMQTGYKAVDAMVPIGRGQRQLIIGDRQTGKTALAVDTIINQRDNWRSGDVNKQVRCIYVAIGQKGSTIASVRGALEEAGALEYTTIVAAPASDPAGFKYLAPYTGSAIGQHWMYAGKHVLIIFDDLSKQADAYRAVSLLLRRPPGREAYPGDVFYLHSRLLERCAKLSDEMGAGSMTGLPIVETKANDVSAFIPTNVISITDGQCFLESDLFNAGQRPALNVGISVSRVGGSAQHKAMKQVSGRLRVDLAQYRELEAFAAFGSDLDAASKSSLERGKRMVELLKQGQYQPMPVEEQVVSVWAGTTGKMDDVPVADIRRFESELLEHLRRERKDLLTSIADGGKMSDDTLSSIADAIAGFKRQFETSDGKLLGEDAPAVNVSK